The Podospora pseudocomata strain CBS 415.72m chromosome 1 map unlocalized CBS415.72m_1, whole genome shotgun sequence genome has a segment encoding these proteins:
- the HIS5 gene encoding histidinol-phosphate transaminase (EggNog:ENOG503NV21; COG:E; BUSCO:EOG09262K9A) produces the protein MSPFNLETCARPNILALEPYRCARDDYKDDGTNVLLDANENAYGPPLPPSITGLIQPQSGLGPVIDLPGLNRYPDPHQVPLKQLLCNLRQTHVHTQKKLSPSNLFVGVGSDEAIDALIRAFCRPGQDKILVCPPTYGMYSVSAQVNDVSLVKIPLLPGPDFQLDVPSILSALSSPDASTIKLAYFCSPGNPTGSLLSKSSIGSILAHPTWNGVVVVDEAYIDFAPDSASLAEWVVEFPNLVVMQTLSKAFGLAGIRLGAAFTSPEIARLLNALKAPYNVNNITSAIAEYALSPAGLEVMRANKAALLEQRDRLLREMPTIPGVGKLMGGTESNFLLYEMLNKDGQPDNVVALAVYEGLAETKGVVVRFRGKEHGCLGCLRITVGTEDEMTRFLEAIKKQLEQVRGVDARSEEEEKEKAASAVVA, from the exons ATGTCGCCCTTCAACTTGGAAACTTGCGCTAGACCAAACATTTTGGCCCTTGAACCTTATCGCTGCGCACGAGA CGACTACAAAGATGACGGCACCAACGTCCTTCTCGATGCCAACGAGAACGCCTATggcccccctctccctccgtccATCACAGGCCTTATTCAGCCCCAATCCGGCCTCGGTCCTGTAATCGACCTCCCCGGCCTCAACCGCTACCCAGACCCTCACCAAGTTCCCCTCAAGCAGCTCCTCTGCAACCTTCGCCAAACCCACGTCCACACCCAAAAGAAGCTCTCGccatccaacctcttcgtcggcgtcggctcTGATGAAGCCATCGACGCCCTCATCCGCGCTTTCTGCCGCCCAGGTCAGGACAAGATTCTTGTCTGCCCGCCAACCTACGGGATGTACTCCGTCTCGGCCCAAGTAAACGACGTCTCCCTCGTcaaaatccccctcctcccgggtCCCGACTTCCAACTCGAcgtcccctccatcctctccgccctctcctcccccgatgCAAGCACCATCAAGCTAGCCTACTTCTGCTCCCCGGGTAACCCAACcggctccctcctctccaaatcctccatcGGGTCGATCCTCGCGCACCCAACCTGGAACGGCGTCGTGGTCGTCGACGAGGCCTACATCGACTTCGCGCCCGACTCGGCCTCCCTCGCCGAATGGGTCGTCGAGTTCCCCAACCTCGTCGTGATGCAGACCCTCTCCAAGGCGTTCGGGCTGGCGGGTATCCGTCTCGGTGCtgccttcacctcccccgaaATTGCCAGGCTTCTCAACGCGCTCAAGGCTCCCTACAacgtcaacaacatcacctccGCGATCGCAGAGTacgccctctcccccgccggCCTGGAGGTCATGAGGGCGAACAAGGCTGCTCTGCTGGAGCAGAGGGACAGGCTGCTGAGGGAGATGCCCACGATCCCCGGGGTGGGCAAGCTCATGGGCGGGACCGAGAGCAACTTTTTGCTGTACGAGATGCTCAACAAGGACGGGCAGCCGGACAATGTTGTTGCGCTGGCTGTGTACGAGGGTCTGGCGGAGACCAAGGGCGTGGTTGTCAGGTTCAGGGGCAAGGAGCACGGGTGCTTGGGCTGCCTGAGGATCACGGTTGGCACCGAGGACGAGATGACGAGGTTCTTGgaagccatcaagaagcagcttgAGCAGGTCCGGGGGGTAGATGCGCgaagcgaggaagaggagaaggagaaggctgccagTGCCGTTGTTGCGTAG
- a CDS encoding uncharacterized protein (COG:O; CAZy:CE16; EggNog:ENOG503NV3N), whose product MRFSIILAGASASIAAASRGRKSFDNLVAFGDSYTDNGRLGYYINNGGQAPPPGQYHSVSNTTASGGLTWAQFAAQDAGARLIDYAVSGATCSNKIVERDFAFIGRSFPSVLEDEIPSFTADVKFKSIFPNRTPENTVYALWIGTNDLGFDAFLSDSQAPGTTISDFVDCIWSVFDTIYKTGGRRFVLLNEAPLELSPLYAHPDNGGTGDSQFWNTKTNYNVTQYGQKIKQYTTNVNTIFDYGVPFQVAIKSRWPKATFDLFDVHSLLVDIYSQPQSFLDAPYNVTGYYRHCSSTGSDCVDQTALGGLSGFLWYDELHPSTKTDEIIADHFLDVVSGKSKYGTRYGRK is encoded by the exons ATGCGGTTCTCTATCATTCTCGCCGGCGCCTCTGCCTCTATTGCGGCCGCCAGCCGTGGCCGCAAGTCCTTCGATAATCTGGTCGCCTTTGGCGACAGTTATACCGACAACGGCCGTCTAGGCTACTACATCAACAATGGCGGGCAAGCACCTCCCCCGGGTCAGTATCACTCGGTGTCAAACACGACGGCTAGCGGTGGTCTCACATGGGCTCAGTTTGCGGCCCAGGATGCTGGTGCCAGGCTCATCGACTATGCTGTCAGCGGCGCGACATGTTCCAACAAGATCGTCGAGCGTGATTTTGCTTTCATCGGCCGGTCATTCCCTTCAGTGCTAGAAGATGAGATCCCATCTTTCACAGCAGATGTCAAGTTCAAGTCCATCTTCCCTAACCGGACACCCGAGAATACGGTGTATGCCTTGTGGATCGGAACCAACGACCTCGGTTTCGATGCCTTCCTTTCTGACTCCCAAGCTCCCGGGACCACGATTTCCGACTTCGTGGATTGCATCTGGTCCGTCTTTGATACCATCTACAAGACGGGAGGCCGACGGTTCGTTCTGCTGAACGAAGCCCCTCTTGAGCTCTCGCCGCTGTACGCACACCCGGACAATGGTGGGACTGGAGACAGCCAGTTCTGGAACACCAAGACGAACTACAACGTCACACAGTACGGCCAAAAGATCAAGCAATACACTACAAACGTCAACACTATCTTTGACTACGGCGTCCCATTTCAAGTGGCCATCAAGTCGCGTTGGCCAAAGGCAACTTTTGACCTCTTCGATGTTCACAGCTTGTTGGTCGACATTTACAGCCAACCACAGAGCTTCTTGGACGCTCCCTACAACGTAACGGGCTATTACCGCCATTGCTCGTCGACTGGGAGTGACTGTGTCGACCAGACAGCTCTCGGTGGCCTGTCTGGTTTCTTGTGGTACGATGAATTGCATCCTTCGACCAAGACAG ATGAAATCATTGCGGATCACTTCCTTGATGTTGTTTCAGGAAAGTCCAAGTACGGGACCCGGTATGGAAGGAAATAA
- a CDS encoding uncharacterized protein (EggNog:ENOG503P21D; COG:S), with protein MRGFGAGGDGGMVGMVLKVAPVVCSFFAFVFLAVALSAGSSPNYIEGLSVINFNMSTFGKNLIKAPNVQEAAQGGCDKADNAVTDAGNALGNVAGGLAGAFGGKKAEEDAKKALNGASDKVGDGVGAACEKGAEIADKAVRLGQDLVDKALGSVAKAIGLKEYYSIHIGAMCEGMYAPLFSDPAAEPNVEKCTKKFVVEQTDLSKSLDASLNVGPFKFKLSDVGLIDTIQDALDLIPRALAAMGFFFLTSVVFLALAFLGSTAALASAFVPALAARETVLILPTLVCLGIGWFLAGIGTLGLTAAAEKIKNAVNKDGAKFGLSAATSPGLYFLIWAAAVLSTLGFATLAYAWYKSRHVSGDRSETDSDLDEQKHVARGQYPIMQGNYPPSERGSYYGAQDGQDQMQQVDFGGQPQGQMRQQDDTYLGQPVNDGRPSKEYYQQQQ; from the exons ATGAGAGGCTTCGGTgcaggtggtgatggtgggatggtgggcaTGGTTCTCAAGGTTGCGCCTGTCGTGTGCTCCTTTTTcgcttttgtttttttggccGTTGCCTTGTCGGCAGGAAGCTCACCGAATTATATTGAAGGGTTGAGTGTGATTAAC TTCAACATGTCTACCTTTGGCAAAAACCTCATCAAGGCCCCCAACGTCCAAGAAGCCGCCCAAGGCGGCTGCGACAAAGCCGACAACGCCGTCACGGATGCGGGCAACGCTCTCGGCAACGTAGCCGGTGGTCTCGCCGGTGCTTTCGGCGGCAAGAAGGCCGAAGAAGACGCCAAAAAGGCCCTCAACGGCGCCTCGGACAAAGTCGGCGACGGCGTCGGCGCAGCCTGCGAAAAGGGTGCTGAAATCGCCGACAAGGCCGTCCGGCTCGGCCAGGACCTCGTCGACAAGGCCCTCGGCAGCGTCGCCAAAGCCATCGGCCTCAAGGAGTACTACTCCATCCACATCGGCGCCATGTGCGAAGGCATGTACGCGCCCCTCTTCTCCGACCCGGCCGCGGAGCCGAACGTGGAAAAGTGCACCAAAAAGTTCGTCGTCGAGCAGACCgacctctccaaatccctcGACGCCTCCCTCAACGTCGGCCCCTTCAAGTTCAAGCTCAGCGACGTCGGCCTGATCGACACCATCCAGGACGCCCTGGACCTCATCCCCCGCGCCCTCGCGGcgatgggcttcttcttcctcacctccgtcgtcttcctcgccctggCGTTCCTAGGCTCgaccgccgccctcgcctccgccTTCGtccccgccctcgccgcccgcgAGACAGTCCTCATCCTGCCGACCCTCGTCTGCCTCGGAATCGGCTGGTTCCTCGCCGGGATCGGCACCCTCGGtctcaccgccgccgccgaaaaGATCAAAAACGCCGTCAACAAAGACGGCGCCAAGTTCGGCCTCTCGGCCGCGACCTCTCCAGGCCTCTACTTCCTCATCtgggccgccgccgtcctctccaccctcgggTTCGCCACGCTCGCCTACGCCTGGTACAAGTCCCGCCACGTCAGCGGCGACCGCTCAGAGACAGACTCCGACCTCGACGAGCAAAAGCACGTTGCCAGAGGCCAGTACCCCATCATGCAGGGGAACTACCCGCCTTCTGAGCGGGGGAGCTACTACGGCGCCCAGGACGGACAGGACCAGATGCAACAGGTGGATTTTGGCGGGCAGCCCCAGGGGCAGATGCGCCAGCAGGATGACACGTATCTCGGTCAGCCGGTGAACGACGGGAGGCCGAGCAAAGAGTattaccagcagcagcagtag
- a CDS encoding uncharacterized protein (EggNog:ENOG503P3XH), which translates to MYSAQYGFNGAPPQGAQLQPSPNQGQQQQQQQQQQRQQMMYNAQQQQQQQQQQQQQQQQQFPIQQGQGGPFPGGHNNPAMMGGAGPAGMMQNAAMPHIGANGQSKPPFYAFPTYDVQPPVSLANFPSLPVSLSSLSYPTETFARGGLRAMARQLPQRLSTSEAHSVSLPHSYTANLPSTLHVTTETDASNATVAYQAPFTSSPYGAGIPSSAAPQPQLPANFMMGGPMNQYQLNAGLQQQQQQQQQQQPMMQRMHPNRPNAGGMPTSTPQRPFNPSQNTPATSMASQPTQYGTPQQTQSNSRSQTPTNPPQGQQGQPPSQQSSQPSQPLPPQQQQQQVQTQVQPQAQVQSQTPQPPSQQLQQPQQPPTPQQQQQQQQQPSQAQQQQQSGSAAMTPQTPTFPANGQGQQVNGTSRLSTPQSPGGDPQDKERVKILFDINTELLYESMQLSNAQLELKKEAQSAPEAGVDYAEQERLVKEDYNHCMKRLQVNFQYQSSIQRNPATAVFPAPFLTAPPLSTTLKLKLPPASPDDVLERPLDPSADRLQRIEGLKQLYAKLQALFPGVDPKREQPGSQASPAMRPGFNPAAPGAIPNGQLNAYARAQAQAQAQTQAQGPGQATGFGSNHSSPAPGPTAYRTPQMANSPGPLLQTQPAGQ; encoded by the exons ATGTACTCAGCTCAGTATGGCTTTAACGGCGCCCCACCGCAGGGCGCGCAATTGCAGCCTTCACCAAACcagggacagcagcagcaacaacaacaacagcagcagcgacagcAGATGATGTATAAcgcgcaacagcagcagcagcagcagcagcagcagcagcaacagcagcaacaacaattCCCCATACAACAAGGTCAGGGCGGCCCGTTTCCTGGAGGTCACAATAACCCAGCCATGATGGGAGGTGCTGGTCCTGCAGGAATGATGCAGAATGCCGCCATGCCGCACATTGGTGCCAATGGTCAGAGTAAGCCCCCCTTTTATGCCTTTCCTACGTATGACGTCCAGCCACCCGTCAGTCTGGCAAACTTTCCTTCTCTGCCCGTTTCCTTGTCGTCCTTGTCCTACCCGACAGAGACCTTCGCGCGTGGTGGCCTGAGAGCCATGGCTCGGCAGTTGCCGCAACGCCTCTCGACATCCGAAGCCCATTCCGTGTCACTCCCACACTCATACACTGCCAACCTACCATCCACTCTTCATGTCACCACGGAGACTGACGCCAGTAACGCGACAGTGGCTTACCAGGCCCCCTTTACGTCCTCGCCGTACGGGGCTGGAATACCTTCTTCAGCGGCCCCTCAGCCGCAGCTTCCAGCCAACTTTATGATGGGCGGGCCGATGAACCAGTATCAGCTGAATGCTGGtcttcagcaacagcaacagcaacagcaacaacagcaacctaTGATGCAGCGTATGCATCCAAACCGCCCGAATGCAGGCGGGATGCCCACCTCAACTCCTCAGCGTCCTTTCAACCCGTCGCAAAACACACCGGCTACTTCAATGGCTTCCCAGCCAACTCAATATGGTACTCCTCAGCAGACACAGAGCAACTCACGGAGTCAGACGCCCACGAATCCACCACAGGGACAGCAGGGACAACCGCCATCTCAACAATCGAGTCAGCCATCCcagcctctcccaccacagcaacaacaacaacaagtcCAAACCCAAGTCCAGCCTCAGGCTCAAGTTCAATCTCAAACTCCACAGCCACCATCCCAGCAGttacaacaaccccagcagccgccaacaccacagcaacaacagcagcagcaacagcagccgtcccaagcacagcagcagcagcagtctgGCTCAGCAGCCATGACGCCTCAAACACCAACCTTTCCCGCTAATGGACAGGGTCAACAAGTAAATGGTACTTCGAGGTTGTCAACGCCTCAAAGTCCCGGTGGAGACCCGCAGGACAAAGAGCGGGTCAAGATTCTTTTCGACATCAATACGGAACTGCTCTACGAATCCATGCAGCTGTCCAACGCCCAGCTCGAATTGAAGAAGGAAGCACAATCGGCTCCGGAAGCTGGAGTAGATTATGCTGAGCAGGAACGGTTGGTGAAGGAAGACTACAACCA CTGCATGAAGAGGCTTCAAGTAAACTTCCAGTATCAATCATCCATCCAAAGAAACCCAGCTACTGCCGTTTTCCCGGCTCCTTTCTTGACAGCCCCACCACTTAGTACGACCCTGAAGCTAAAATTACCCCCGGCTTCTCCAGACGATGTACTAGAACGACCGCTGGATCCAAGCGCCGATCGCCTTCAGAGAATTGAGGGACTCAAGCAACTCTATGCTAAGCTTCAGGCACTCTTTCCTGGTGTCGACCCTAAAAGAGAGCAACCAGGTTCTCAAGCGTCACCAGCTATGAGGCCGGGTTTCaatcctgctgctcctggcGCGATCCCCAACGGGCAACTTAATGCGTATGCTCGAGCGCAAGCACAGGCTCAAGCCCAAACACAAGCTCAAGGCCCAGGCCAAGCTACAGGATTTGGCTCGAACCACAGCAGCCCTGCTCCTGGTCCAACGGCTTACAGGACACCTCAGATGGCCAACAGCCCAGGCCCTCTTTTGCAAACCCAGCCTGCTGGCCAGTGA
- a CDS encoding uncharacterized protein (COG:S; EggNog:ENOG503NYPT): protein MELDRIERDEQQRLPSTRKIMKPAMATTPTTNETGHERTTSEPIPLEMQEKARDHDSLVTVRLSEPPSLTVNTAVPPSTIPPRYDAEYAPSKTMAETLIEEDDDDDDSESEIFEPDTRKKKGPSLQDELGEAEEGRSDDVANDSRSSSGSDAVDWDKLQATEDMEARNKQNAQASTASLLARLEQENNRIATNPKSIKVKIIERQQHLRESHPRPPSMAQLRKMVTGPTPPALRYSTLPPTPMTELEFYLALVKDPQQTAARLPTLLSNKVRKGIPPPLRGVVWQSMAGARDSALEEVFERLSGESSPYEGVISKDLGRSFPGVDMFRDPEGDGQRMLGRVLKCFSLYDTKIGYCQGLAFLVGPLLMHMGDKQAFCVLVRLMENYDLRHCFVPDLSGLHVRIYQFRELLRQHLPTLSTHLDELQVEPAYVSQWFLSFFAVTCPLPMLFRIYDVIFAEGASETIMRVALSLMRKNQARILACTELEDVMHLLLSRGLWDCYNYNADEFVQDFAALSEIVTKARLAALEQGYREANLSPSANPRATDATAQQVSDVTTAASRFLGRLWASSSTPRFATFAAAASASSNTSTANTTTNTLNPGLGAVSRPLSMLRRSTSKQSLASTLNSMEVGSSTTSSAASVLSSVSTEATSVSRDSSADDSTVTGAPQKTSPAVFSSGANNSKEDKQLHSQIEDLLTALSELQRNHALLASQLQKEKEDRDEDRKAVRSLLDGLRKKAGAEDSAALSSSVDSEDTIRDASTEPTSEESDETVKPTSEELSDLLDIVELRFSDSVVNRRSSMAQTKSQLRDELARAKEQLSHEVSKSREHERKIHEAEQEVSSLKEQLRESHTHVRTLHQEKQRLERQIHGMRTRASDTPASNATSAEWFPQIGTAAGTSGLRELKLGRSRSTPSHPPNYNKRASSMTMQKKSNRDSAGSTLNVVAPPPPPPIPTSESDALLLELAAAKTAEAVAKQEAEEARQKLEQLRKAFGLAPGETPPALQRNHSTADGGGPAAAAMGMFGRLTGTTGPTSVPAPGESPQKAATAPAATNATGGGGFWGWRR from the exons ATGGAGCTCGACCGAATCGAGAGAgatgagcagcagcggcTGCCGAGCACGCGGAAGATTATGAAGCCAGCCATGGCGACTACGCCGACGACGAACGAGACGGGCCACGAGCGAACCACCTCCGAGCCGATCCCTCTCGAGATGCAGGAAAAGGCACGAGACCACGACTCGCTCGTGACAGTTCGCCTTTCCGAACCCCCTTCCCTGACGGTGAATACAGCCGTCCCGCCGAGCACAATCCCTCCTCGCTATGATGCCGAGTACGCCCCGAGCAAGACCATGGCCGAAACACTgatcgaggaggacgatgacgatgacgataGTGAATCGGAGATATTCGAACCCGATActcgcaagaagaagggaccCAGCTTGCAAGATGAGCTGGGcgaagctgaggagggaCGCTCGGATGATGTTGCCAATGATTCGAGGTCGAGTTCTGGCTCCGACGCGGTTGATTGGGACAAACTTCAGGCGACAGAAGATATGGAGGCTAGAAACAAACAGAACGCACAAGCG TCCACCGCCTCGCTGCTTGCTCGGCTGGAACAAGAAAACAACAGAATCGCAACCAATCCGAAGAGcatcaaggtcaagatcatTGAGCGACAGCAACACTTGCGAGAGAGCCACCCGAGACCGCCCTCGATGGCACAGCTTCGGAAAATGGTCACCGGGCCGACCCCTCCAGCCCTCCGGTATTCGACGTTGCCGCCGACGCCCATGACCGAGCTTGAGTTCTACCTCGCCTTGGTCAAAGACCCTCAGCAAACGGCTGCTCGCCTGCCGACTCTGTTGTCCAACAAGGTCAGGAAGGGCATCCCACCGCCGCTGCGGGGTGTTGTCTGGCAGAGCATGGCCGGCGCCCGCGACAGTGCCCTGGAAGAGGTTTTCGAACGGTTGTCTGGCGAGTCTAGCCCCTATGAGGGCGTCATCAGCAAGGATCTTGGACGAAGCTTTCCAGGTGTGGACATGTTTAGGGATCCCGAAGGCGACGGACAACGAATGCTCGGTCGGGTGCTCAAGTGCTTCAGTCTCTATGACACCAAGATTGGGTACTGCCAAGGGCTCGCCTTTCTGGTCGGCCCCTTGCTCATGCATATGGGCGACAAGCAGGCATTCTGTGTTCTGGTCAG GTTGATGGAGAACTACGATCTGCGCCATTGTTTCGTTCCCGATCTGTCAGGGCTGCATGTCCGCATCTACCAATTCAGAGAGCTGCTGCGCCAGCATCTGCCCACTCTGTCGACGCATCTGGATGAGTTGCAAGTCGAACCCGCCTATGTTTCACAGTggttcctctccttcttcgccgtAACGTGCCCCCTGCCCATGCTGTTTCGCATCTACGATGTGATCTTTGCCGAGGGGGCGTCAGAGACCATCATGCGAGTCGCCTTGTCGCTCATGCGCAAGAACCAGGCGCGCATCCTGGCCTGCACCGAGCTCGAGGACGTGATGCATCTGCTCCTATCGCGCGGGCTCTGGGACTGCTACAACTACAACGCCGACGAGTTTGTCCAGGATTTTGCTGCGCTCTCTGAAATTGTCACCAAGGCCCGGTTGGCAGCCTTGGAACAGGGGTACAGAGAAGCTAACCTTAGCCCAAGCGCCAATCCCCGTGCCACAGATGCAACAGCGCAACAGGTGTCGGATGTTACCACCGCAGCCTCCCGTTTTCTGGGTCGCCTGTgggcttcctcttcaacaccgCGATTTGCCACGTTTGCGGCAGCCGCCTCCGcatccagcaacaccagTACTGCTAACACCACTACCAACACGCTCAATCCTGGCCTGGGCGCCGTGTCGCGTCCGTTGAGCATGCTTCGGCGAAGCACGTCGAAGCAGAGCCTGGCATCCACCCTCAACTCGATGGAGGTTGGCTCGTCCACTACTTCATCTGCCGCTAGCGTCCTCAGCTCCGTATCTACCGAAGCAACGTCCGTCTCGCGGGACAGCTCCGCTGACGATTCAACCGTGACGGGCGCACCGCAAAAGACATCGCCCGCCGTCTTCTCGAGCGGCGCCAATAAcagcaaggaggacaagCAACTTCACAGCCAGATTGAAGACTTGCTCACAGCCCTTAGCGAACTGCAACGGAACCATGCCTTGTTGGCCAGCCAGCtacaaaaggaaaaggaagaccGCGATGAGGACAGAAAGGCAGTGCGATCGTTGCTGGACGGCCTGCGCAAAAAGGCGGGCGCCGAGGATTCGGCGGCATTGTCGTCCAGTGTCGATAGCGAGGACACCATTCGAGATGCCTCGACTGAACCAACCTCGGAAGAGAGTGACGAGACAGTCAAGCCCACCTCGGAGGAGCTATCCGACCTGCTCGATATCGTCGAGCTTCGCTTCAGCGACTCGGTGGTCAACCGACGGTCGTCCATGGCGCAGACCAAATCACAACTTCGAGACGAGCTGGCTCGGGCGAAAGAACAGTTATCCCACGAGGTGTCCAAGTCACGAGAGCACGAACGCAAGATTCATGAAGCGGAGCAGGAGGTCTCCTCTCTGAAGGAGCAACTGAGGGAGAGCCACACACATGTCCGAACTTTACACCAGGAGAAGCAGCGCCTCGAGCGGCAGATACATGGCATGCGGACCAGGGCGTCCGACACGCCAGCCTCTAACGCGACCAGTGCCGAGTGGTTCCCCCAAATTGGTACGGCAGCGGGTACAAGTGGTCTCCGCGAGCTCAAGCTGGGCCGCAGCAGGtccaccccatcccacccgcCCAACTACAACAAGCGAGCGTCGTCGATGACGATGCAGAAGAAGTCCAACCGGGACTCGGCCGGTTCCACCCTGAACGTCGtggctcctcccccacccccgcctaTCCCAACCAGCGAGAGTGATGCCCTTCTGCTCGAGCTCGCGGCGGCGAAGACGGCCGAAGCTGTCGCCAAGcaggaagccgaggaggcgAGGCAGAAGCTGGAGCAGCTCCGGAAGGCCTTTGGGCTGGCTCCGGGCGAGACACCACCAGCGCTGCAGCGAAATCACAGCACGGCAGACGGTGGGGggccagcggcagcagctATGGGCATGTTTGGTCGGCTTACTGGGACGACCGGACCGACGTCTGTGCCTGCTCCTGGCGAGTCCCCTCAGAAGGCCGCCACGGCGCCTGCCGCCACCAATGCTacgggcggcggcggtttctggggctggaggaggtga
- a CDS encoding uncharacterized protein (EggNog:ENOG503Q3FH; COG:S), whose amino-acid sequence MADISNGHANGNASVDALKNNLAATYNNVTSGPVAQNIKAEGARTTDELSNLANSRRAPSYTAATGQPLTHYHSFFSELLSWKNPRASGIAYLTIVSFIFSVRYLDVLRWGLKLTWMALGVTIAAEIAGKAILNNGFATQLRPRKYYTVPRETLDAVIGDVNELINFGVIESQRILFAENIWASAAVALGAFISYYLVKVVPYWGLALIATSVIFFAPLIYTTNQELIDSQIQHAGEIINDQTEQIRSLVQKNTEQATQVTKQYMGDYTAKAQSLIKGAVGQENGHKSELKPTDFPVAPKEDIKSEPIAPPTKAGEEEPLIAA is encoded by the exons ATGGCCGACATTTCGAACGGACATGCGAACGGGAATGCCAGTGTGGATGCCCTCAAGAACA ACCTTGCTGCCACCTACAACAATGTTACCAGCG GCCCTGTAGCTCAGAACATCAAGGCCGAGGGCGCGAGAACCACGGATGAGCTTTCCAACTTGGCCAACTCTCGCCGCGCTCCTTCGTACACCGCGGCTACTGGCCAGCCCTTGACTCATTAccactccttcttctcggagCTGTTGTCATGGAAGAATCCTC GCGCCTCTGGAATTGCCTACCTCACAATCGTCTCGTTCATCTTCTCGGTTAGATACCTGGATGTTCTCCGATGGGGTCTCAAGCTCACATGGATGGCCCTCGGTGTTACCATTGCCGCCGAGATCGCCGGAAAAGCCATTTTGAACAATGGCTTTGCTACCCAGCTCCGCCCTCGCAAGTACTACACTGTTCCCCGAGAGACACTTGATGCCGTTATTGGCGACGTCAACGAACTTATCAACTTTGGTGTGATCGAGTCCCAACGCATTCTTTTCGCTGAGAACATCTGGGCTTCCGCTGCT GTTGCCCTCGGCGCCTTCATCTCGTACTACTTGGTCAAGGTTGTCCCGTACTGGGGTCTTGCTCTCATCGCCACCtccgtcatcttcttcgccccTCTCAtttacaccaccaaccagGAGCTTATCGACAGCCAGATCCAGCACGCTGGTGAGATTATCAATGATCAGACCGAGCAGATCCGCTCCTTGGTCCAGAAGAACACCGAGCAAGCCACCCAGGTTACCAAGCAGTACATGGGCGACTACACCGCCAAGGCTCAGTCCTTGATCAAGGGTGCTGTTGGTCAAGAGAATGGCCACAAATCCGAGCTCAAGCCGACTGACTTCCCCGTCGCTCCCAAGGAGGACATCAAGTCGGAGCCTATTGCTCCCCCTACCaaggccggtgaggaggagcctTTGATCGCTGCTTAA